Proteins encoded by one window of Dietzia sp. B32:
- the proC gene encoding pyrroline-5-carboxylate reductase: protein MTRIAVVGGGRIGEALIAGLRESGTEASDIVVIEAVQARADELAKKYNILSTSLDIGCEGADVIVVAVKPQDVPAVVDRIGEAISDSVHESIVVSLAAGVPTTVLENKLSAGSPVVRVMPNTAMLVGHGVSAVCKGRYARDEHLAQVVTMMESVGLVVVVAESQMDAVTAVSGSGPAYFFLLAEAMVDAGVERGLPRDVALTLATGTALGAGAMLTAGGEGPAELRYNVSSPGGTTAAAIRRLEAGGLRSAVAEAVEAAATRSRALAQASVSDDDDEDD, encoded by the coding sequence ATGACGAGAATCGCAGTGGTCGGTGGCGGACGCATCGGCGAGGCCCTCATCGCGGGGCTCCGCGAGTCCGGGACCGAGGCCTCGGACATCGTGGTGATCGAGGCCGTGCAGGCCCGCGCCGACGAGTTGGCCAAGAAGTACAACATCCTGTCCACCAGCCTCGACATCGGCTGCGAGGGCGCCGACGTGATCGTGGTGGCCGTCAAGCCCCAGGACGTGCCGGCGGTGGTCGATCGCATCGGCGAGGCCATCTCGGACAGCGTCCACGAGTCGATCGTGGTCTCGCTCGCGGCGGGCGTGCCCACCACTGTGCTGGAGAACAAGCTCAGCGCCGGCTCGCCGGTCGTGCGGGTCATGCCCAACACGGCGATGCTCGTGGGGCACGGCGTCTCCGCGGTCTGCAAGGGCCGCTATGCGCGCGACGAGCACCTCGCGCAGGTGGTCACGATGATGGAGAGCGTGGGACTCGTCGTCGTCGTCGCCGAGTCCCAGATGGACGCCGTGACCGCGGTGTCCGGGTCCGGCCCCGCCTACTTCTTCCTCCTGGCCGAGGCCATGGTCGACGCAGGCGTGGAGCGCGGGCTGCCCCGCGACGTGGCGCTCACGCTGGCGACCGGCACGGCGCTCGGCGCGGGCGCGATGCTCACCGCCGGCGGCGAGGGGCCCGCCGAGCTGCGCTACAACGTCAGCTCCCCGGGCGGCACCACCGCGGCGGCCATCCGCAGGCTCGAGGCCGGGGGACTGCGCTCGGCCGTGGCGGAGGCGGTCGAGGCGGCGGCGACGCGGTCGCGGGCGCTGGCCCAGGCCTCGGTCTCCGACGACGACGACGAGGACGACTGA